Part of the Impatiens glandulifera chromosome 8, dImpGla2.1, whole genome shotgun sequence genome is shown below.
TTGATTCTTTATCAAGACTCCAGATTGGTATGCATCTTATTCTTAATATTCATACCTTAATTCTTGATTGATTTGTGTATGGTTGGTTATAGATGAATTGTTAGTTGATCTTAATTCAgataatagaagagaaaaatacaTTTACTGAAGAAAATGAATGAGATATAGGCAACAGCAGATGCTTTTATGTTTAACTTTAGATTTGATGAAGATGATTATGACTTTACTTTTAACTCAAGTTTGCTTCTTGATTGGTTTAGGTTTCAAATGGCAGACATTTCTTTATTTCCTGAAGATTTGCTTAGCAATATCCTATCGAGGTTGCCAATCAAATATGTTCTGCTATCGAGATCAGTCTGCAAGAAATGGAACTTTATGCTACGAAGTTCTGATTTCTTTTCATTCTATTATAAACACCAGTCATGTGGACAAGAGAGATTAGCAAAGGATGGTGTTTCCTCTTTCATTGTCCTTGAATACGTTGAAAATGCTTCAGAGTATGACTCATATGATGACCCTGCTCATGTCTTACTATCGTTTCTTACCCTAAAGAAAATGGGCAATGAGCTAATCACAACAGTTGACAAAGTGGAAAATTTTGACATCCTCACTTCACCATCATTGAAGTCATCATTGGAGTTGTTATCCACCCAGGATGGAATTAGCGATGATCATATTAGCTTCGCAAATGTTTATGATGGCATTATATGTCTGGGAACTTACGTTGGTGTCGTTTTGTATAACCCTTACACTAGAGAATCTCAAAGGTTACCTTTCCTTCGATCGAATCCGTACctagatgatgatgattatgttattttgGGTATGTGGTTCGAGTCCAATCAGCAGCCCGGAACAATAAAACATTACAAAGTTTTCGGAGTTGTTAATCTAAATCATGGTTTTGAATGCAATACTTATGTGATTGAGAAATATGATTCTGCTGAGGGTAGATGGAGTGAAATCAAGACAATTCTCAACAGGCCAAAACAATACTTTTGTGATAAGTGCTTGTTATTCAATGGAATTTTTTACGTGTATGTTGATGGCGATTCTGTTGTCACATTAGATGCAAGATTAGAAAAGTTTGGACTCCTTCCACTTCCTTCAGAATTTACATTTCAGGACTTTAAACATTTGTGTTTAGATGACCTATTTGTTCTTGGGAGATCTCTAGCCTTGATTGCAGAAAATCGTGATAGTGATAGAGACTTTTGTCAGGATATGTGGATAATGACTGAATATGGTGTCAAGGAGTCGTGGACAAAGCAATACACTTTTGTCGAAGATGGTTTCAATTTTATTGATCCTTCTGGATTGTTTTATTATGGCTGGGGGCTTTTAGCGCAATGGAAGTGCATGAACGAGGATGAGTTATTCGTTGACTGCACAGTATCGTCGGAGGAATGTAAACTCGTCTCTTTTAACCTTCTTTTCggcaaaataaattatatttatatttgtcgCGATCGAAAATTATTGTCAATTGTACCTTATGtggatacttttttttttcattcaagtgatttatatgttttaacatataaatcttgaatgaaaaaaaaggaAGTAAATGTTGTTTGGGTGTTGTGTGAAAGGTTAAGTAAGTGCGTAagtatggtttttttttttttaaattgaagtaAATGTTTTTTGTTTACACTTATAGCCTTGGGACAATTTGTTTTGATGATTAAGtatgtttttttaatcaattatgaTAACagtatataatttgtatataattgattttattaattttctgtaatttttacaaaagaaatgAATTAATGAAATGGTATCAAATTTTCTAAGAAAATATATACTttgatttatattgattttaaattagttaataaaataaaattggtatttttttttaacttttttagtCTTGTTATTGAATCtctttttaagtgaaaatatgTATTCATTAGAATAACTAGGAAGATTTATGTACGATgcataaaattatattgttacgtcccgcgtttatcaatttggtgttgaatttaaaatataaagtgttattagcctagttggttaaagagttgtagttgttttgttaggttgcgattcgaaacatacctataatattttttattttatttttaaccgttttaagtttataggtggGTCAACCTaaaatccgactcaaatatccatttactctcacatatatatccaaattaaccacagttctcgactcgataattcggacactttcaaaattaagcatcttattatatatatatatatatatatatatatatatatatatatatatatatatatatatatatatatatttattgtttaaaatatcaaaggttaattgtgaaaaaaaaaataaaaaatatatatatataattacttttctaaataaaataaaatccatcATTCATTCTCCATGGCAAAGGACAATTGTGGAGTTGTCGATCAAAGACATCCTTCCAACAACGTTAAGGGGTGCCAgccataataaattttatatttacattttggTATTAAAAAGAAGGTTAATGGTTTAAAATATGTTGTTGCAACCGGTCATTATGTTGTAATTCTTAAAGTGTCGCAAAATTTGTAACAAATTCTCAAAATCGAGTTCTTAAATCAACACCGACAAactttaatcaaaattatacatAACTGAAAAGAGGAGATCGGAAAATTTAGTGAGGACCTTGAAACCGAAGTGATCTCTTTTAATTATACAATGGGGGCCATGAGGCCAAACATGTATGTCAATGTCATTATCACTTCATCAAACTACATACGATATGGTCGAAAGAGAAACGCGATTATACTGACAGAAAAATGTGTTTTAGGGTCATTTGAAACAGCTAGCTAGCAATATGTACTAGGTAGATTGGCATCAAATGAACTTCATAATTAGGTATGGCCACTTGTGGGGGTGTGAAAATACACATTCGAAGGGAATTAGGAATTTTGTCTACAATGAAATCGACTTGTTATAATGCATGCTTCTATGTCCCTACACCACATGTAGGTATATCATCCTATAATTAATtccaaatacatatatatttaataacttttgGTATGTTTGTGATCATCTTTCTGCtcaacatattattatatattaaaatcgtATAACCATTTAAGGCTTTTTTTCAATTTGACAAAatgtttatgatattattttaacatattatttttatttatctaagtTAGTTTGTcacgttttaaaataaaatgatgtttaaaaatgttttggacgtatttttaaatgttgggtattatttttaatatttaaatattttaatttgtcgaAATTAGTTTGATGactaaaaaaatgtgtaatctaaggaaatattttagaaaattttagtagagatagatattttatttatttttcgaaTAACTTTATTACGACATAATTTTGTGTACGGTCTACCAATTTGGAcgtacttatattttaaaaaaattcgtGTATAACACGTTCAAAATTTTCGATGCGATTtgaatagtttaaaaaatatgtaactgtgtgaaaataattttaaataaaattgttattttgtttttacaaatATGGTAAATTTattcagaaaaaaaatattatattaaaagtaaGAAGACGGCACTCATTtgtttttaaaactttaaataactaaaattgtgATAGTTGCCGTAtgatataattatgtttaagtcttattttttaagttatttgataaaaacgtttcaaataacaatttgatcttattttattataaatttgttttattcgTTAATAAAAATCAGACATCTTGTTTAAtaaggattatttaaataatccgggATCATTTTGTGTATCATTTCGTatcaaattaatcattttattaattaaaatatatttttttaaataaaataaaatatattaattaacattcTTTAAATCATTTTACTCAATAACTCAAACTAAAGAATGTTATTTAAATACCTAATTACTTAGTCAAAATCTCATTCTTCTAAGCTTTAAATCAAGTTCCAATGAACTTAAATCCTGCTCCAGAATTACTTTATTTTCAACATTCAACTAGGGAAGGCTGCTTACAAAATGTAACCGTTAAATTTAGGATACAATCAGAAAAAAGGTCATTGAAGTTTATCCAAATGTACAAATAATTCCTTAAATTTATcaggaaaaaaaattgaataaaggagaactagcatgataGTCATGATCGAATAATGAAACAACTAGTTAGTgaaaagcttgtttgatcttgtttaTTTAAGGGTTTTATCAATAACAAATCTTGATTgataaacaaaaattagttgGCTTTTTAATGggtttaattaatacaaatttttatatttaaatttaataaaaataaaatagagacatttaatattttaattgataaaataaataattagatagtTAGACGATTagataaataaagaattttataaaatttggtaaaattcaaaaacaattctaataaaaacccaTATCAAATGAGCTCAAatagaatattataatataatttattgttaaggATGGAAGTAaagtacaaaattatatataacaaacaaacaaggccttatCTTTTTAACATGGAAGTAAACGTTGGGTTGTCTAGAAAAGAAAGGGTATGGGGATTAATTTAatgaacaattaattaattaattaattaattaatggtgtCGTGTTTAACTTTTAAGGTACAATGATCCTGAATTCAAAAAGGTTAACCCCCACTAAGCTTAAGCCAACTAATAACATTTGCCTTAATT
Proteins encoded:
- the LOC124911660 gene encoding F-box/kelch-repeat protein At3g06240-like, with translation MADISLFPEDLLSNILSRLPIKYVLLSRSVCKKWNFMLRSSDFFSFYYKHQSCGQERLAKDGVSSFIVLEYVENASEYDSYDDPAHVLLSFLTLKKMGNELITTVDKVENFDILTSPSLKSSLELLSTQDGISDDHISFANVYDGIICLGTYVGVVLYNPYTRESQRLPFLRSNPYLDDDDYVILGMWFESNQQPGTIKHYKVFGVVNLNHGFECNTYVIEKYDSAEGRWSEIKTILNRPKQYFCDKCLLFNGIFYVYVDGDSVVTLDARLEKFGLLPLPSEFTFQDFKHLCLDDLFVLGRSLALIAENRDSDRDFCQDMWIMTEYGVKESWTKQYTFVEDGFNFIDPSGLFYYGWGLLAQWKCMNEDELFVDCTVSSEEC